From the Paraflavitalea soli genome, the window GTTTGGTATGGAATATGTTTACCTTTGCCGCCCCCCGGCAGGCACAAAAACACAATTGCCGGGTACTAAACATTTCACCAAAATCAAAAAACTGATAAACTATGGCTAAGAAAGTCAATGTTACCCCCTTGCACGACCGGGTAATTGTGAAACCCGCAAAAGCGGAAGAGAAAACTGCCGGTGGTATCATCATCCCCGACACTGCCAAAGAAAAGCCTCAGCGTGGTACCGTAGTTGCTGCAGGTCCTGGTAAGAAGGATGAGCCGGTAACAGTAAAAGTAGGTGATACCGTATTATACGGTAAGTATTCCGGAACGGAGATCCAGATCGAGGGTGATGACCTCCTGATCATGAGAGAAAGCGACATCCTGGCAATTGTTTAATAAATGTGGTAATGATATTATGCTCTCCATTATCAAATTTTCAAATTAACTAATTCTCAAATTAAATAATATGGCAAAACAACTGTTCTTCGATATCGAAGCCCGTAATAAAATGAAGAAAGGGGTTGATATTCTGGCGAATGCGGTGAAAGTGACATTAGGTCCCAAAGGCCGTAATGTGGTACTGGAAAAGAAATTCGGTGCACCAGCGATCACCAAAGATGGTGTTACTGTAGCAAAAGAAATTGAACTGGAAGATCCCATCGAGAACATGGGCGCCCAGATGGTAAAAGAAGTAGCTTCCAAAACTGCTGATATTGCAGGTGATGGTACTACTACTGCCACTGTACTCGCACAAGCTATCATCAGCGAAGGTTTGAAAAACGTAGCTGCAGGTGCCAACCCAATGGACCTGAAACGTGGTATCGACAAGGCTGTTGCCCAGGTGGTAGAAAACCTGAAGAGCCAGTCTCAGCCTGTAGGTATCGATAGCAAAAAGATCCAACAAGTAGCTTCTATCTCTGCCAACAACGACGAAACCATCGGCAAGCTGATTGCTGAAGCTTTCGGTAAAGTAGGTAAAGAAGGTGTGATCACTGTAGAAGAAGCAAAAGGTACTGATACTACTGTAGAAGTAGTAGAAGGTATGCAATTCGACCGTGGTTACCTCTCCGCTTATTTCGTTACCAACAGCGAAAAGATGGAAGTAGAACTGCAAAACCCTTATATCCTGATCTACGATAAGAAGATCAGCGCTATGAAGGATATCCTCCACATCCTGGAGAAAGTTGCTCAAAGCGGCCGTCCTTTACTGATCATCTCTGAAGACCTGGAAGGTGAAGCACTCGCTACCCTGGTGGTAAACAAATTGCGTGGAACCCTGAAAGTAGCAGCTGTAAAAGCTCCTGGTTTCGGCGACCGTCGTAAAGAAATGCTGCAGGATATCGCGGTTCTTACCAAAGGTATCGTGATCAGCGAAGAGCAAGGTTATACACTGGAAAAAGCCGACCTCAGCTACCTGGGACAAGCTTCTTCTGTTACCATCGACAAAGACAACACTACTGTTGTTGGCGGCAAGGGTAAAAAAGATGATATCATCGCCCGTGTAAACCAGATCAAATCCCAGATCGAGTCTACTACTTCTGACTACGATAAAGAAAAATTACAGGAACGCCTGGCTAAATTAAGCGGTGGTGTAGCTGTTCTCTATGTAGGTGCTGCTACTGAAGTAGAAATGAAAGAGAAGAAAGACCGTGTAGATGATGCCCTGCATGCAACACGTGCTGCAGTAGAAGAAGGTATTGTGCCTGGTGGTGGTATCGCGTACATCCGCGCTATTGCCAGCCTGGACAAACTGAAAGGTGCTGTAAATGAAGACGAGCAGACTGGTATCGCTATCGTTAAACGCGCTATCGAAGAGCCGCTGCGCCAGATCGTGTTCAACAGCGGTATTGAAGGTAGCATCGTTGTTCAGAAAGTAAAAGAAGGTCAGGCTGATTTTGGTTTCAATGCACGCACTGAAAAGTATGAAAACCTTTTCCGCGCTGGTGTAATTGATCCTACCAAGGTTACCCGTATTGCATTGGAAAATGCTGCTTCTATTGCCGGTATGCTGCTCACTACTGAGTGTGTAATTGCCGACAAGCCTAAGAAGGAAGAAGCCCACAGCCATGCTGGTGGCGCTCCTGATATGGGCGGCATGGGTTACTAAGAAGAGCATACAGCATACAGCATATAGCATATCGTATTCAAAAGAATACAATGTTCTATCTGTATCAACAATACAAATCCCGCTGATTTCCGTTTTTACGGAAGCAGCGGGATTTCTCTTTGTACAAATCGGACAGCTCCGGCTGCCGTTTGTATAAAAAAGGCGGGGCGCTGGCTAAAGGCTGTTATATTTAAAGAACTATTTTAATACAGTCAACATGAAAAAAGCATTGCTATTATTGCTGGTGGCTATCAGTACCCATGGCCTGCTGCAGGCCCAAACTACCGAAGACTCTGTTAAGGCAGCCGTGAACCAATTGTTTGAAGGCATGAAAACGGCCAATGCGGGCCTCGTAAAAACTGCTTTTGCCGATAGCGCCATCCTGCAAACCATAATAACCCGCAACAAAGAAGGGAAAACAGTGATCCGCAATGAAGCGGTGAGTGCCTTTGCCGATTTTGTAGGCAAGCAAACTGCCGGCGCCGCCGATGAGCGTATCCAGTTTGAGACGATCAGGATCGATGGGCCGCTGGCCAGTGTGTGGACACCGTATAAGTTTTATTTCAACGGCCAGTTCAGCCACTGCGGCGTCAACTCTTTCCAGTTGGTACGCCTCAACGGGCAGTGGAAGATCCAGTATTTGATTGATACACGCAGGAAAGACAAATGCGAATAATAATGTGTTAATTTGAGAATGTGTTAATTTGAAAATGAGGACTTATGCTGCGCCCTGGTTCCGCAAAGGCATTTTCAAATTACCACATTACCACATTTTCAAATTACTTCTTCAACCTGTACTTCTTATTCACTTTGGGACTATTGAAGTATTCATTCAGGTCCTTTTCGCTCATGTCGCGTGTCATTTCCAGGGGAATGTCGATCAGCTGGATCTGTATTTGTTTCAGCTCATCCTTTAATTTGGCCGTCTTTTTCGAAATATCCGGATCGCGTTCGCCTACCACCGCATTGTCCTGCAGCATATAATCCAGGCGCTTGATGGAAGAACGGATGGAAGAGGCCTGGTTCTGATCGAATACTTTTTGTGGAGCTACGGCCTCCTTGATAGGAACCAGGGATACGCCTACACTGGGCAATATTTTGCCGGTTTGCTGGGCGCCGGTGCTGGTGGAGGATGTTAATATGGTACCGGTGAGGGCGGTGGTTGAACTAGTGATATCAAAACCGGTCCGGGCGCCCTTGGTCTTCTTCACTCCCTTATCCAGCTGTACAAACGTATATTTTAATTGCAATACATAGGTGTTGATATTCCGGGCTGCCAGGTTGTATTCCTGCAAAGCAAAAGGATAGTTCAGCGCGTCTTTTACAATTACTCTTACCACCGCTGTGTCCCTTACCATAAACCGGTTGGTGCCAATAAAGCTCAACAATACTATTTTTTCCTTGCCGGGGTCCGAATCCTTCACAAAATCAAAGGGCGGCGACCAGGTAAAATCGTCATCACACTTCCTCACCGTCGTATAATTCTTGATGGGCATATTGGAGAGGAAAGTGATATTGTCTATCGGGAAGCTGCCGAAATCACATTGTACTTTAAAGGAAAGGGTATCTCCCTCATCGATGGTGACGGTAGAATTGACTGAAGGCTTTATTTTGGCCGGTACGATCTCGGTATTATAAAATACAATGGCAAAAGAGGTATCTACACGCTCCGTGGGATTGTCCAGGCTCTGCACTCCGATATTTACGCGGTATTCATTGTCATACCTGAGTTTACCACTCAGGAAATAGGACTTCTCCGCCTTAAAGGTGAGTGTGCCATTGTCTTTATTGATCCGCAGGCCCACGGGTGAATTCCGCAGGTACCAGTAAAACTTGGATTCGTCTTTATTGATCTCCAGCCGGTAGGTGAGGGTCGAATCGACATGGAGGGTAAAATAGGGATTGAGGTTTTTGATGCGCAAGGCCGTTTCCACTGAATCTATATGTACAGGGAAAGGGTGCGTCACCGTATCGACCGACGACCGGGTGGGTACCGTATCAGTCCGTTGATCTTGTGCTGCTAACCAGGCCGTTGGTGCAAACAGGCATACCATTAGCACCAGAACTCTATTTTTAAAGGGCTGTGGACTTGTCATGTTTTAGAATCGTGGCCGAAGTTAATAACAAAACAATAAAAAACCCATCCCGATAGAGATCGGGATGGGGCTAAAACCAAAACCAACTGCTTATGAAAAAAGAATTAAGAAATATTTAATACTTTTCTTACTGGATACTAATCTGTTTTACGCTTGCTTTTGCCTGCTCTTTCTTAGGCAGGTGCAGTTTCAGTACACCTTGGTCGTACTTAGCCTGGATATTATCCACATCTACCTGGTCGTCTACAGAAAAGCTGCGTTTAAAGCTGCGTTGTGTAAATTCCCTGCGAACCGTTTTGTAATCATCAGTTTTTGCTTCTTCTTTCTTTTCGAAACTGATGGTCAGTAAACCTTCTTCTACCTTCACCTGAAAATCTTCTTTACTTAAACCGGCGGCGCTTAATTCTACATGGTAAGCGTCTTTTGTTTCATGAATATTTACCGGAGGATACTGTAAAGTGCTATCCTTCCAGGTAGCCGGAAACTGATTAAGCAGGTCATCAAATACTGAGTTAAATACCCTGTTTACCGGACGGTTGTTGAATTTTACGTGTGTCATAGCCTATAATTTTTTTTGTTTTAAATGATTTGTACAGCAGTAATTCCAAATGGCATACCAACGCAAAAAATACCTGTTTTTACCGCCATAATGTACGGAAATGCAAACTTGTGATGACTAAATGGCATCGCTTTGGCAAATAGGCTGACATAAAGGCGCTTTTACTTCCCTCATTGCCCTGATGCCTTGTTGCCTTGATGCCTTCCAGCCCACCGCGTCAACTTTTTGCGTAGATTTGCGTTCTAACAATGAACTAAAAAACATCATTTAATATGTATCCAGCAGAAATAGTGCAGCCCATGAAAGAGGAGCTGACGGACTATGGTTTCAGGGAGTTATTGACCCCCACAGAAGTTGACAACCAATTGAGTAAAGAAGGCACGACCCTCGTAATGATCAATTCCGTGTGTGGTTGTTCGGCAGGATCGGCCCGTCCGGGTGTGTTGATGGCCGTGGCCAATGCCAGCAAAAAGCCTGATCACCTGAGCACCAGCTTCGCTGGTTTTGATGTGGATGCCATTAAAAAATTGCGTGAGCATTTATTGCCTTATCCCCCCTCTTCACCCGCCATCGCTCTATTTAAGAATGGCCAGTTGGTGCATTTTATCGAGCGTCACCAGATTGAAGGACGCCCTGCGCAGATGATCGCCCACAACCTGATCGCTGCTTTTGATGAGTACTGTTAAGGAATTACGCTGATTAAATCAGCTTTGTTCATAGTGATAAACCTTCCCATTCCTGGGAGGGTTTTTTATTGCTGGAAGCTTTTACTTATCATTGCACATTCAAAATCTCAAACAGGACTTCTAATATTCAACTATCTGTAATACATGTATCCCAACCTATACTACGCTTTTCGTGATCTGTTCGGCATTGAAGCAAAAGGGCTGCGCTTCGTGAACTCTTTTGGATTTTTCGTTGCCCTTTCTTTTCTGGCGGCTGCCTGGGTGCTTACGCATGAGCTAAAGCGCAAAGAGCGGGCAGGTTTACTTACTGGCCAGGATGTAAAGATCACGGTAGGTAAGAAGGCTGGGTTTGGCGATATATTACTCAATTTTGTGCTGGGCTTTATCCTGGGCTATAAGATAATAGGTCTGTTTCTCTCCAATGACCCTGCCACAGAAGATCCGCAGTCTTTTATCTTCTCGGCTGCCGGCAACTGGCCGGTGGGTATCGGCCTGGGTTTGTTGTTTGCCGGTATTAAGTGGTGGGAGAAGAATAAGCAAAAGCTGGAAAAGCCCGAAGAGCGCGTGGTGCGTATATGGCCCCACGACAGGGTAGGGGACCTGGTGATCTATGCCGCCCTCTTTGGTTTTCTCGGCGCCAAAATATTCCATAACCTGGAAAACTGGAACGAATTCTGGGCCAGCCCTATCGAGGCGCTGCTATCTTTCAGTGGACTTACTTTCTACGGTGGACTGATCTGTGCGGCTGTAGCTATCTTTTTCTATGCCCGTAAGCATAAGATAGGTTTCAAACACCTGTGTGATGCCGTGGCGCCCGGATTAATGATCGCCTATGCCATTGGCCGTATCGGATGCCAGGTGGCCGGTGATGGTGATTGGGGCATTCTGAACAGCGCTTATGTCACTACTCCCGATTCGAAAGTAGTGCTGGCCGATACTACCCAGTTCAACACGGCCCTGCAAGCCAATAGCCGGTTTTATTTGAAGACCTTCCAGGTAGAGTCGCTTGCCCAGGTGCACCACAAGTCGGTAAAAGCCCCTTCCTGGCTACCCGATTGGATGGTGGCCTACCAATACCCCCACAATGTAATTAACGAAGGTTCGCCTATTGCAGGCTGCACCGATCCCCAATATTGCAACCAGTTGCCTATACCAGTATTTCCGACACCTTTTTATGAATCCGTAGCAGGTTTCCTGCTCTTTGCCTTGCTGTGGGCGCTCCGCAATCGCTTGAAAGTGCCCGGTACTATGTTTGCTATCTATCTCATTGTAAATGGCTTGGAGCGTTTCTTTGTAGAAAAAATACGGGTAAATACCACCTATAGTATTGGCGGTTTCCACCCCACCCAGGCAGAGTTGATCTCTTCCGGCCTGGTGATAGGAGGTATCGCCTTATATATATACCTCACAAAGCGAAAACAACCAGCAGCTTAATGCCCTATGCCCTTCTGTCGGCAAGAGAGTGCAGCTAAAAAATAATAGAGGCCCGGGAAGTAATTTCCGGGCTTTTTTTGTAAATTTAAAGACTGGACTAATTGTTAAAATTAACTGATCCTTCATGCTTTGTAACGATTATCCGATATTTAATTATACTTCTTGCAGCGATATTGTCGCGACCTTTAAGCGTCTCTTCAGCGACCTTCCAACGATCTTTTAGCGGCCTTTCAGCGACCTTTTAGCGACGTTATAGCGACCTTATAGCGATATGCCTCCGTATGTCATTCGTAGTTAAGCCGTTGTACAGCCGTGTGTCAGCCGTATCGGCCCTGGCTAACCTCCTCCGGCCAGTTTTCGCACGCCCGATCCTCTTTCTTACCGTTTACGCCCACTTTCCCGCCTTTTATCCCAATCGGAGGCTCCCCTGTAACCTAATTGGCCGGTGATCGTCATACTACCGTCACCCAATAATTACCGGATATCAATATAATCAGCCTTTCAACACTTGACAATGTACTATGCGTAACATAGTACCTATTTTTGGACTGTAATAGATAAGATAAAGTATTCAACAAAGTAAAGAGTATAGCCATGAGAACAAAACTAATCGTCGCCTCCATTATCCTGACTGCTTTCAATCTCGCTGCTGTAGCCCAGCAAAAGGCCGCTAAAGTAGCCGGAACAGTAGGAGGTGCCGACAAGGCGGCCATTCAGGCAGCCACTGTGACCCTTTTAAAAGCCAAAGATTCTGCAGTTGTGAAAATGTCCGTTTCCGATAAAGCCGGAAAATTTGAGTTTGAGAACATTCCTGAGGGTAAATACCTGCTGCTGGTTTCCGCAGTAGGTCATGCTAAAAAATATACCCCTGCATTTGAAGTGGCCGGTACGGCGGTAGAAGTAGCGCCGGTAGCGCTGGTGGGAGAATCAAAGGAAATGAAAGCAGTAACCATCACGGCCAGCAGGCCCATGATCGAGCAAAAGATCGACAGGACAGTAGTGAATGTAGAAGCCTCGGTGACCAATGTGGGCGCCAATGCCCTGGAAGTGCTGGAAAAAGCCCCCGGCGTGCAGGTAGACAAGGATGGTAATATCAGCCTGAAAGGCAAACAAGGGGTAGTGATCATGATGGATGGCCGTCCTTCCTACCTTACAGGGCCTGAACTGGCCAACCTGCTGAAAGGTATGCAGGCTTCCCAGCTCGACCAGATCGAGATCATGACCAACCCACCTGCCAAATACGATGCCGCCGGCAATTCCGGTATCATCAATATCAAAACCAAAAAGAACAAGATCAAAGGTTTCAACGGTAATGCTACCGTGGGAGTGGGGCAGGGTGTTTATTTCAAGACCAATGAGAGCATCAGCCTTAATTACCGCGATGGTAAGATGAACCTGTTCAGCAGCTACAGCTTTGGATACAATGAAAACTTCCAGCAGTTGGACATTTACCGCCGGTATAAGAATAATGATAAGACCACCAATGCCATCTTTGAGCAGGTTGCTTTTATGAAAAAGCTGAACCGCAACAATAACCTGAAACTGGGTATGGATTATTACCTTACCAATAAGACCACTATTGGCTTTGTATTGAGCGGAGCTTATAATCCTGAGACCAATGATGGTAAAAATACCAGCTATCTTAAAAACCCCCAGAGTCAGGTCGATTCCATTATCACGGCCGATTCCTATATTAAAGAAGTGTGGAAGAATGCCAGTGTAAACCTCAATATGCGTCA encodes:
- a CDS encoding co-chaperone GroES, yielding MAKKVNVTPLHDRVIVKPAKAEEKTAGGIIIPDTAKEKPQRGTVVAAGPGKKDEPVTVKVGDTVLYGKYSGTEIQIEGDDLLIMRESDILAIV
- the groL gene encoding chaperonin GroEL (60 kDa chaperone family; promotes refolding of misfolded polypeptides especially under stressful conditions; forms two stacked rings of heptamers to form a barrel-shaped 14mer; ends can be capped by GroES; misfolded proteins enter the barrel where they are refolded when GroES binds), which gives rise to MAKQLFFDIEARNKMKKGVDILANAVKVTLGPKGRNVVLEKKFGAPAITKDGVTVAKEIELEDPIENMGAQMVKEVASKTADIAGDGTTTATVLAQAIISEGLKNVAAGANPMDLKRGIDKAVAQVVENLKSQSQPVGIDSKKIQQVASISANNDETIGKLIAEAFGKVGKEGVITVEEAKGTDTTVEVVEGMQFDRGYLSAYFVTNSEKMEVELQNPYILIYDKKISAMKDILHILEKVAQSGRPLLIISEDLEGEALATLVVNKLRGTLKVAAVKAPGFGDRRKEMLQDIAVLTKGIVISEEQGYTLEKADLSYLGQASSVTIDKDNTTVVGGKGKKDDIIARVNQIKSQIESTTSDYDKEKLQERLAKLSGGVAVLYVGAATEVEMKEKKDRVDDALHATRAAVEEGIVPGGGIAYIRAIASLDKLKGAVNEDEQTGIAIVKRAIEEPLRQIVFNSGIEGSIVVQKVKEGQADFGFNARTEKYENLFRAGVIDPTKVTRIALENAASIAGMLLTTECVIADKPKKEEAHSHAGGAPDMGGMGY
- a CDS encoding nuclear transport factor 2 family protein, with the protein product MKKALLLLLVAISTHGLLQAQTTEDSVKAAVNQLFEGMKTANAGLVKTAFADSAILQTIITRNKEGKTVIRNEAVSAFADFVGKQTAGAADERIQFETIRIDGPLASVWTPYKFYFNGQFSHCGVNSFQLVRLNGQWKIQYLIDTRRKDKCE
- a CDS encoding Hsp20/alpha crystallin family protein — its product is MTHVKFNNRPVNRVFNSVFDDLLNQFPATWKDSTLQYPPVNIHETKDAYHVELSAAGLSKEDFQVKVEEGLLTISFEKKEEAKTDDYKTVRREFTQRSFKRSFSVDDQVDVDNIQAKYDQGVLKLHLPKKEQAKASVKQISIQ
- a CDS encoding BrxA/BrxB family bacilliredoxin: MYPAEIVQPMKEELTDYGFRELLTPTEVDNQLSKEGTTLVMINSVCGCSAGSARPGVLMAVANASKKPDHLSTSFAGFDVDAIKKLREHLLPYPPSSPAIALFKNGQLVHFIERHQIEGRPAQMIAHNLIAAFDEYC
- a CDS encoding prolipoprotein diacylglyceryl transferase codes for the protein MYPNLYYAFRDLFGIEAKGLRFVNSFGFFVALSFLAAAWVLTHELKRKERAGLLTGQDVKITVGKKAGFGDILLNFVLGFILGYKIIGLFLSNDPATEDPQSFIFSAAGNWPVGIGLGLLFAGIKWWEKNKQKLEKPEERVVRIWPHDRVGDLVIYAALFGFLGAKIFHNLENWNEFWASPIEALLSFSGLTFYGGLICAAVAIFFYARKHKIGFKHLCDAVAPGLMIAYAIGRIGCQVAGDGDWGILNSAYVTTPDSKVVLADTTQFNTALQANSRFYLKTFQVESLAQVHHKSVKAPSWLPDWMVAYQYPHNVINEGSPIAGCTDPQYCNQLPIPVFPTPFYESVAGFLLFALLWALRNRLKVPGTMFAIYLIVNGLERFFVEKIRVNTTYSIGGFHPTQAELISSGLVIGGIALYIYLTKRKQPAA